CATGAGTATGTTTTTCTTTGGACCCCAACCTTGGCTATTTACCGCGATGATTGGTCTATCATTACTAGATTCTCTGGAAGAAGTGGCATTAATTGCACGTTTACCCCAGTGGCAAGCGCACGTAAACGGTATTTTCTGGCTCAGGAAAGCCCAACGAGCCGGCAATCAAGAGGAGATTCATCACTGAAGGAGATGTGAGATGTGAGATGTGAGATGTGAGATGTGAGATGTGAAAAATAACACGGTAACACCTGAACACTCTAGCAACACCCAACGACTGTCAACCGTGGGCTATGGACTAAAAAACTACCACTCAATCCGCTTACCGTCGCGGAAGAAACCACCAGTTGGCCCGTCCTTAGGAAGGGTTGCGGCCCAGACAATGCCCTCCGCTCCCTCGGCCACACTACGCGGTGCTTCTTTTCCACCCATATCGGTACGAACCCAACCTGGACCTACTGAATTCACCAAAATACCAGTTCCTTTTAGGTCGGCAGCAAGTTTGATGGTGAGCACATTTAGCGATGCTTTAGAAATGCTGTAAGCCGGAGTGCCTCCGCTCATACCATTTAGTGCTCCCGCTCCGCTAGAAACATTGACAATTCGTCCGTAGCTATGCTCGCGCATCATCGGAATAAAGGCTTGGCTCACTCGCCAAGGCCCCAGCAGATTAGCATCAAAAGCTTCTTGAGCAATTTTCAAATCTGCTTGCTCGGCGTTCTGCCAAGAGTCGTAGTGAATACCCGCATTATTAATCAGCATATCCAGTCGTCCGTACTGCTCTTCCACGTAGCTTCGTATCTTGGCTATACTAGCGTCGTTGGTCACATCTAGCGGATGATAGGATATTTGGTCACTACCTAGCTCTGCCACTGCCTTCTTTCCTTTTTCTTCATTCCGGCTAGTTAAAATTACTTGGTGTCCTGCCTCGGCTAACTGCCGACAAACTTCTTGGCCAATTCCTCGGTTGGCTCCGGTTACTAGTGCAATCATCAATTATAGGTGTTCAGGTGTTCAGGTGTTCAGGTGTTCAGGTGTTCAGGTGTTCAGGTGTTCAAAGTTATCCACGAACACCTAAATACACAAGAACACATCGCTATACTACTGCATTTTTGATTTTTTCTACGGCAGTTACTACTGTTTCTGAAAACTATCCACTGTAGACCCCTTTCTGTTTTTAGTTAAATAGATAAGTGATTCAGGAGGCGGATAACTTTGAGAAAAATTGTAGTATTGAACCAGTCTACCAGCTCAATACTTAAGCAATGGAAGAGACCTTCTTGGTATCTACTGACCGTAATAAACTGGATATAGATATGATTCATGCCTACCTGAGCAGTCAGGCGTATTGGTCTAAAGGCAGAAGCCGTTCGGTAGTAGAAAAATCCATTGCAAATTCATTGTGCTTTGGAGTGTACCACCCGAGCGGTAAACAGGTAGGGTTTGCCCGCGTAGTGACTGACTACGCGGTGTTTGCTTGGCTCATGGATGTTTTTATTGTAGAGGATTACCGAGGCCGAGGGTTGAGTAAACAAATGCTTAGGAGTATCATGAACCATGCTGATTTACAGAATCTACAGCGCTGGGGGCTACTCACTGCCGATGCTCACGCACTTTATCAGCAGTACGGATTTTCATCAGTTGATTCACCCGAATGGTTTATGGAGTTAGTGAAGTCTCCTTCGTAACGAATTGCGAAACACTATTCTGGCAGATTTCTATCGGGATAAATCCAGGTAGCATGGCGGAAGGGCTGCCAAGATACATCGGCCAAATCTACCGAACTGTCTACTAAAGGAGCCCGTTTGTGGCCGTTGAGACTTACTTTACCGTGAGCGTAGATCGCCACATCGGCGTAGCCCTTTTCTTGGTACGTTTTCTCCAAATACTGGCTAAACTGCCAGATCATATCCGGGTGGGTCGCCAACTTGCGGGATTGTTTGGAAGTAAGATGATCGCGAGGTTCCTCCCACCAAATTTCCCCAGTTGCTTTATCCTCTACCATAAACCGAACTGAACCAGCCTTAGTACGCAGCATCATGCGCCACGATAACCGGTGCCCTTCTTCCGTCCAGAATACATTTCCTTCGTACAAATAATGCCGTAGTGGTAGATACACCTGCCAAGCAAAGTATATAATTCCCAGAGCCATTATCCAAGTTGGTAAGCTATAATTAGTTTGAGTCACTACTTCAGAAGTAACCGATGGTTTACGCTTAAAAAACACTTGGCGAACCTGTGTGGGCGGGAAGAAAAATACGCAAAGCGCGATAGCGAGATAAGGAAAAATACCAATATGAAAAACGGCTGAGTTAAATCCGTGAAAGAACACGCCTATTGCAAATGCCCACGGACGAGTCTTGCGCCACAACAAGGCTGGAATGATTAAGCCATCAAACGCAATACCACCGTACACCACCATTGTTTGTAACCACTCTTGCTGTAGCAACGGCCCAATGAGCCAGAAGTCAGCCTTGCCGCCAAACCATAAGCCAACAGGAATACCCGCCAGCCAATCTGGATATATTTTAGCTAGCGAAGCAAATGTGTACACAATAAACAGTTGCACCACAAAAACCACCGTACACCAACGTGGGCATGTAAGCGACTTTGCTACCCTGTTTTGCTGCACATCGAGTGAGTAGTAGCGATGAGCCGGCATCAACGCCATAACCCAGCATAGTAGCATCAGTAAGTAATAGTGATTATTATAGCTGGTTTTCTGCAAAAGATAGCTCGCCGACCATAGTACCGCATAGGTTAGCATCGCCAACCGATAGCGATAGCCCAACATCACCATTACTCCGGCTACTCCCATTAGTCCGTAGACTGCGTACATCGTTTCACCCAATAGTATTTGCAGAAAATCGAGGCCAATGAAGTTAAAGGTGAAAGCTGGCTCAACGTATGTTCGACCCACCCAGCCGGTTAGAATGGCTCCAAAGCCCTCGGCAGCAATCAGAAAGCCGAAGGCTACTCGAAATAAAATTAACGAACTATTATCTATGGGGGTGGTCAGCCAGTTAGATAAGTTTACCACTCGATCACTGGAGGGTGGAGTATGGGTTAGGGTATCCATAGCAGTGAAGTTACTAGAACTTTTGGGCAAATCTGTCGCAAGTAAGCTATCGTTGAGTTTGGCAAAGAAAAAGTACTACTTATCATATTTATTTGTTGCTGTAACCCTCGCTTATTATGACGCATCAGGATTTCAAGAAGTATTCAGTTAGACAGCAAATTTATACAATTCATCAGTACGCTCATTTTTTAACGCTTACTACTATCGGAGATTGTATTACTCGCTTATACGCACTAGATGATTTCTATGTGGAGTACAGGTACAATATCACTACGCTGCAAGTAAGCGTAGATGCCTTTAAGGACACTGACCGGCTTTCTTCATTTCTGAGCGAAGTAGATCTGTCTGTTTTTTCCTGAACTGGTTACAGGGCAGCTGGTAAGTAGCCTTTTTGCATCAACAGTGGCCTTAACTTCCGCCGGAAGTTCAACTGTTGGCCAGAGTTAGGAAACTCAATCATTTCGTTGTGAATTACCCGGAACCCGCTCTTTCTTAGCGGTTCGGCTACTCCCCGAAAAATCACGGCTGAGATTAAGACGATAGGTACATTGGGACTAGCTACCAATAGAATTTTCTGAATAAGTTCAGGCACATTCTCGCGATACACATTGGTGCGAGCGGTAGCAGTAGTATTAGGCAATGGCGAATCGTGACCATGCATGAGGAAAAAACCTTCTTCCTGAAAGCGTTCCAGAAAATAGCTTTTCTCGGCTCGTAGTTGCCTTACGGTTTCAAAGGCTGCTACCTCTTCGGCAAATAGCACCTTCATCATTTCCAAAAATAAGCTATCGCCCCGGCGTACCTTTTCGAAATAAAAGTAACGATTTCGCTCTTCCGGTGGCGGTGCCTCGGTAACGAACAGTAATTTAACCTTGCTAGGACGATATTTCTCTCGAGCTTCAATAAACTTAGTCATTTGTCGCTAACTTCTATTCATTGCACATTGTTAACTGTTCATTGCTAATTGTTTAAGCTGAACCATTTTTCCCAGATTGCAGTATACTTAGCAAATCTTATGTTATGAAGAAGAGAGTGGTAGTCGGCATGTCGGGGGGAGTAGACTCCAGTGTAGCAGCACATTTACTAGTAGAACAAGGCTACGAGGTGATTGGTCTGTTCATGAAAAACTGGCACGACGACAGCGTAGTCATCAGTCGGGAATGCCCTTGGGTGGAAGACAGTCAGGATGCCTTGATCGTTGCCCAGAAGTTAGGCGTACCGTTCCAGACGATTGACCTAAGCGCAGCATATAAAGAGCGGATTGTAGACTATATGTTCCACGAATACGAGCAGGGTAGAACCCCCAACCCCGATGTGCTATGTAACCGCGAGATTAAGTTTGATATTTTTCTTAAAACGGCTCTACGATTGGGAGCAGACTTCGTGGCGACGGGTCACTATTGCCGTAAAGCCGAAAGTACTAACGCAGAAGGCAGCGAAACTTACCACCTACTAGCGGGAAAAGACCATAACAAAGATCAAAGCTACTTTCTCTGTCAGCTCAATCAGGAGCAGTTAAGTAAAGCATTGTTTCCGATCGGGGAAATGGAAAAATCGGAAGTGCGCCAACTGGCTCGTGAGCTGGATCTAGTAACAGCAGAAAAGAAAGACTCTCAGGGATTATGTTTTATAGGTAAAGTGCGCCTACCGGAGTTTTTACAGCAAAAACTGCTTCCCAAGAAGGGAAGAATTATAGAAATACCGAAAGATGCTTCGGTCTTCGAACGCCAACTAGTCACCACTTCCGGCGAAGAAACTGCTGCCAATAGTTTAACTGAATTGGCTGCGCCTTATGCATACCAACCTGATTTGGGCAAAGTGGTGGGCGAACACCAGGGTGCTCATTATTTTACTATTGGTCAGCGAAAAGGGTTAAACGTAGGCGGTAGTCCCGAGCCCCTGTTTGTATTAGCCACCGACACTACCGAAAACATAGTATACGTCGGACAAAGTGACCAACACTCCGGCTTATACCGCCCGGCGTTATTTGTAACCAAAGAGGAAACTCATTGGCTGCGAGAAGATTTACGGCTGGAAGATGGCGAAGAAGCTCGTTATCAGGCACGTATTCGCTACCGCCAAAACCTGGAAGAAGCTACGCTGTACCAAACCGCCGAGGGGCTCTACATCGTCTTTGATCGTCCCCAGAAAAGCATTGCTGCCGGACAGTTCGTTGCTTGGTACAGCGGAGAAGAACTTATTGGTTCAGGGGTCATTAACTAGGGCGTGTTGACTCAACTCCTCAACCGCCTGATCTATCCATAATTTTCTTTGCCATTGGGTGTAATCGAACGGTTCTCGCATAATTAAGCTGATAAAGCGCTCAGCCCGAACTTCCCCTAAGCTCGCTACTAAAACTTCTAGCCCTTGCAATTTTATCTCGGTATCAGTCATTTCCTATCTAAGGTTTTAATTACGTCTATCGGATTAATTGCCTCACAATATTCTCATTTCTAGATTAGTAAAACTAAAACAGCTATGAATTAAAACGTACCCAATTCTTCAATTTTGTATCCATCAGGATAAGTAGGTCGATTTCGCTCACTTCCCAAAACTGGCTTGCTACGCTCAGGCCAGTAGCGCATAAGTTTGGCGCGTAGCTTCAATCCACCTGTGGTAACTTTTCTCATCAATACTGAAGGGTGCGGAAAACCGAATGCATTGAGCAAATTTTCGTCCATCATGGCGTAAAGCAATGGGCGACCGAGAGGCCACAGTTGCTTAGGTAGGTAGAAACTTAGAAATAAATCGCAGGTGGCCTCTCCTACCGCACGGTTCGATGGTGCGTACTTGAAATATTTGCGCTCGTAGTCAATATTGAACTGTTCCAATTCGTGATAGTTATCAGGAATATCCTTAATGTTCATTCGCTTTCCCACTTCCCGATAAAAATAGAAAGTAGCTAACTCTTCTTTTTGGGTCGGTTTACGCCAGCCGTAGCGTTTTAACCAACGATTAGGTTCGTAAATGAACGTAGTTAGCACGTATAGCATATCTTCGTTGGTAATTGAAAAGCGTCCGTGCATCTGGTTCATGCGGCGCAACGCTTTTCTCCCTCGCTCGCTATCGTAGCCGTGCTCGGCCAGCGTATACATAATGATTTCGGTATCGTCGTAGCGTTTTTGGGGTCGCTTGGTTAGCTCTCCAGTTTGGGCGAGTAGCTTGGAGATAGAGGGAACGGCGTAAGTACGAAACAGCGCAAATTCTAACGCCCGCTCAAGATCCCACGGGAATACGTGGCAAGTCAGCAGATACGCAATTTCCTGATGATCGCGCCAAGCATCTAACTGGCTAATCCGCTGAGTAATATGTTTTCGGGATCTTCTCAAAGGCTGGATTCTCTTATTTCCTCAATCTCAAAATCATCTGAAGTACCGTATTTGATTAGATCGCTTAGCTCGTAAGTATCTAGCGAAAGTAAATCTTTCACCCGGTAATTTTTGTCCTCCAACCTTTCCAACACCTCAAAGCGAGATTCTTCCCCGTAGTTATAGAGGTAATACTTCTTCCCTATCCGAAGATTATCTAGCGACATGGTCATAGTTGCTAATTGTTTAATTATTGTTAATGGTGTTTGGAATTGGGTGTTAGGTTTTGGAAACGCCTATAATTACCTCTACCTATGTTTATGCTTTCCAATTCCTAAAACCTGTCACCTAATCCCCAGATTTAAATTGACGAAAAATATCGGTATTGGTTTGACTATCCGAAACAATTTCTAGCAACTTGGCGTGCTGGCGGTGATCGGTAAAAAAACCAGGTAGTAATTGTTCTAGTTCGAGATGCGCTTCATTCTGATTTATATCCAATCGATGGTATTCTAAACCAAAATCACTTGCCGTATTTTTTGCTTCCAATTTTTGTTGAGTTACAAAATACTCTTCCAGTTCAGGCTGACGGCTTGGCCCATCAATCATCCGGAAGATTCCACCACCGTGATTGTTTAAAACAATTATTCTAAGGTTAGGAACTAGATAGTTATGCCAGAAAGCATTGCGGTCGTAGAAAAATGCCAGATCGCCCGTAATCAGAATATGCAGTCGATTGGGAGAAGCTAAGGCAGCACCTACGGCAGTGCTGCTGCTTCCATCAATGCCACTGGTACCCCGATTGGCGATTACTTCTACATCAGTATAGTCATTCGGTAAACTAATCAGATTAGCATAACGAACTGCCATGCTATTCGCCAAATGTAAGCTACTTGGCTGAGGAAGGTTCTTTAGCACCGTCACCACGGCATAAAACTCACTCGCCTTCGTCTCATCAGATTCAAAAAACGTAGTAACCTTCTGAGTAGCCTGTTCTTCCTGCTCTTGCCAGGCTTGATAGTAATCGCTCGGGGATTTTCCCAACCAATCTTTCGCTATCTGAAAAAAAGTAGTCGAGCGGGTATAAATGACTTTGGTTAGAGACTGAAAAGTATCAGCCGTTACCCCGCTCGGCTGAATGTGCCAATGAGCTTGTGGGCGATGTTTCCGTAAGAAGAGTTTTAAATTTTTGGAAATAACCGAAAGCCCAAAAGTAAGTAGCAAGTCGGGTTGTAGCGACCCTGATGCGTTTTTCCCGAGAAAAACATCAGGATGCCTAACAGTAGAGTCCGCCAAATGAAAATTTGAGATTATATCCGCTACCACCGGAACCTGCTGATATTCACTATACTCCGCTATTTGCCGACACACATTCTGATCTAGATTGCCCTGCCCAACCACGATTAGCTTACGCTCATACTGCTGCCACTCGGCTTGCAACTGCTGTTGTAATGCTAAGGACAACTGCATGTCTCCTTCATGATACTGAATTACTTTTACCGAATCATCAAAAGAAATTTCTTTGCCTTCTTCTGGGTAGAACGGCTCACGAATGGGAATATTTACGTGAACTGGTCCTGGCGGATATCTTTGGGTTTGATTTATCGCTTCTGAAACCTGACGATGGGCGTACCACTGGTCGGCTTCGGCCTGACCGACAGGTAATTCATAACTTGCCTTTACGTGCTTACCATAAATGTTGCGCTGCCGAATAGTTTGCCCATCCAGTTGGTCGATCCACTCGGGTGGACGGTCAGCTGTCAGGATGAGTAAAGGAATTTGCTGGAAGTAGGCTTCGGCTACGGCGGGAGCGTAATTATACGCGGCACTCCCCGAAGTACAAATCAAGGCTACCGGATTATGAGTTTGCCGAGCCATGCCTAACCCAATAAACGCTGCCGACCGTTCATCACTCACGGTGTAGGTTTCAATAGTTGGATGACGGACAAAAGCAATTGTCAGCGGAGCATTACGGGATCCAGGAGAAATAATCGCTTGGCGAACTCCAAGTTCGGCGCAGATTTGCGCGGTAGCGATGACAGAAGATAGAATCAAGCTTTTTCAAACAAACTTATTCTCTTTGGGAAAGTTTTCCAACCCTGCTTTTAGCTTAACTTCTTTATGAAGAATACCCATCGCGCAATGTTCGGCGCATCAACTTATTAGAGGCTGTTCTCGGCAAGCTGTCTTTCTGAACTACGTCAGCAATGCGGAACAACGGATTCAACTGCTGGGAAAGCAGTTTTTGAAGTTCTTTTTTCAGGGGTTCTTTCTCTACCGTTCGATCCGTCAGATAAAAAACCACCAATTGTTCTGGACCACCCTCGGGTGGAGAAATGGCTACTGCCGCCGATTCTGTAATTACCCCGTGTTGGTTAAGTACTTTCTCAATTTCTACAGCACTCACTTTTATTCCTCCCAGATTCATCACATCATCGGCTCGACCTTGACTGCGGTAAAATACGGTCTGATTGAGTTCACCTAAAACCTGGTAATTGTCGCCGTGCTTGCGGAGCGGACGACCATCTTCCAACGTAGGGCTACCCGCGTAGTAAGCTTCATGATGATCGCGGTTTAGCAACTTTTGTGATAATCCGATAGCGGGAGGCACGATGAATACTTCCCCAGCTTGAGATGGATCAAGTTCCCCTGTTTCATGATTTCTGAACCGAATTTCTAACCCTAAAGCGGGAGTGGTGAAGGTAGCCGGAATAGCGGGTTGCACCACCGTTCCGGTGAGGTAACCACCGCCAATCTCGGTTCCACCACAGTACTCGATGATCGGGGCTTTAAAGTTATTCAGCCACATCAGGTACAGATAATCCTCGGCATTAGAGGGCTCTCCGGTAGAGCTGAACACCCGTACTGACCACCGATAATCTTCCATAGCTTTACTAGCCCGCCAAACCTTCACCAGTGAAGGAATCGTGCCCAG
This region of Tunicatimonas pelagia genomic DNA includes:
- a CDS encoding SDR family oxidoreductase, producing MIALVTGANRGIGQEVCRQLAEAGHQVILTSRNEEKGKKAVAELGSDQISYHPLDVTNDASIAKIRSYVEEQYGRLDMLINNAGIHYDSWQNAEQADLKIAQEAFDANLLGPWRVSQAFIPMMREHSYGRIVNVSSGAGALNGMSGGTPAYSISKASLNVLTIKLAADLKGTGILVNSVGPGWVRTDMGGKEAPRSVAEGAEGIVWAATLPKDGPTGGFFRDGKRIEW
- a CDS encoding GNAT family N-acetyltransferase encodes the protein MEETFLVSTDRNKLDIDMIHAYLSSQAYWSKGRSRSVVEKSIANSLCFGVYHPSGKQVGFARVVTDYAVFAWLMDVFIVEDYRGRGLSKQMLRSIMNHADLQNLQRWGLLTADAHALYQQYGFSSVDSPEWFMELVKSPS
- a CDS encoding HTTM domain-containing protein, which codes for MDTLTHTPPSSDRVVNLSNWLTTPIDNSSLILFRVAFGFLIAAEGFGAILTGWVGRTYVEPAFTFNFIGLDFLQILLGETMYAVYGLMGVAGVMVMLGYRYRLAMLTYAVLWSASYLLQKTSYNNHYYLLMLLCWVMALMPAHRYYSLDVQQNRVAKSLTCPRWCTVVFVVQLFIVYTFASLAKIYPDWLAGIPVGLWFGGKADFWLIGPLLQQEWLQTMVVYGGIAFDGLIIPALLWRKTRPWAFAIGVFFHGFNSAVFHIGIFPYLAIALCVFFFPPTQVRQVFFKRKPSVTSEVVTQTNYSLPTWIMALGIIYFAWQVYLPLRHYLYEGNVFWTEEGHRLSWRMMLRTKAGSVRFMVEDKATGEIWWEEPRDHLTSKQSRKLATHPDMIWQFSQYLEKTYQEKGYADVAIYAHGKVSLNGHKRAPLVDSSVDLADVSWQPFRHATWIYPDRNLPE
- the mnmA gene encoding tRNA 2-thiouridine(34) synthase MnmA, with translation MKKRVVVGMSGGVDSSVAAHLLVEQGYEVIGLFMKNWHDDSVVISRECPWVEDSQDALIVAQKLGVPFQTIDLSAAYKERIVDYMFHEYEQGRTPNPDVLCNREIKFDIFLKTALRLGADFVATGHYCRKAESTNAEGSETYHLLAGKDHNKDQSYFLCQLNQEQLSKALFPIGEMEKSEVRQLARELDLVTAEKKDSQGLCFIGKVRLPEFLQQKLLPKKGRIIEIPKDASVFERQLVTTSGEETAANSLTELAAPYAYQPDLGKVVGEHQGAHYFTIGQRKGLNVGGSPEPLFVLATDTTENIVYVGQSDQHSGLYRPALFVTKEETHWLREDLRLEDGEEARYQARIRYRQNLEEATLYQTAEGLYIVFDRPQKSIAAGQFVAWYSGEELIGSGVIN
- a CDS encoding oxygenase MpaB family protein is translated as MRRSRKHITQRISQLDAWRDHQEIAYLLTCHVFPWDLERALEFALFRTYAVPSISKLLAQTGELTKRPQKRYDDTEIIMYTLAEHGYDSERGRKALRRMNQMHGRFSITNEDMLYVLTTFIYEPNRWLKRYGWRKPTQKEELATFYFYREVGKRMNIKDIPDNYHELEQFNIDYERKYFKYAPSNRAVGEATCDLFLSFYLPKQLWPLGRPLLYAMMDENLLNAFGFPHPSVLMRKVTTGGLKLRAKLMRYWPERSKPVLGSERNRPTYPDGYKIEELGTF
- the menD gene encoding 2-succinyl-5-enolpyruvyl-6-hydroxy-3-cyclohexene-1-carboxylic-acid synthase produces the protein MILSSVIATAQICAELGVRQAIISPGSRNAPLTIAFVRHPTIETYTVSDERSAAFIGLGMARQTHNPVALICTSGSAAYNYAPAVAEAYFQQIPLLILTADRPPEWIDQLDGQTIRQRNIYGKHVKASYELPVGQAEADQWYAHRQVSEAINQTQRYPPGPVHVNIPIREPFYPEEGKEISFDDSVKVIQYHEGDMQLSLALQQQLQAEWQQYERKLIVVGQGNLDQNVCRQIAEYSEYQQVPVVADIISNFHLADSTVRHPDVFLGKNASGSLQPDLLLTFGLSVISKNLKLFLRKHRPQAHWHIQPSGVTADTFQSLTKVIYTRSTTFFQIAKDWLGKSPSDYYQAWQEQEEQATQKVTTFFESDETKASEFYAVVTVLKNLPQPSSLHLANSMAVRYANLISLPNDYTDVEVIANRGTSGIDGSSSTAVGAALASPNRLHILITGDLAFFYDRNAFWHNYLVPNLRIIVLNNHGGGIFRMIDGPSRQPELEEYFVTQQKLEAKNTASDFGLEYHRLDINQNEAHLELEQLLPGFFTDHRQHAKLLEIVSDSQTNTDIFRQFKSGD